The following coding sequences are from one Nicotiana tomentosiformis chromosome 3, ASM39032v3, whole genome shotgun sequence window:
- the LOC138908380 gene encoding uncharacterized protein, with translation MKSHLKENCYNIIGYPAHFKSKKKGTSIIGHLAKTELQSVQPPSIPQPPIFTYNQILQMLNNMSSFLDSSAYMARSSGQVQMPTGESARITHVGESSKVKKDLNCCATFYHDFFVLQELFSARLKAIGREQDGLYMLKLGSRDTTHTHNKSMANKSSFTLDNCDVCPLARQTRIVFPTNASRATKPFQLLYLDVLGPCNNAIYDGMKYFLTLVDDFSRWTWTFMTRIKLDVSCLLKSFIVMVLNQFERKIKKGYKIYDLEKQVVFISRDVVFNEFIFPFKTIQDNVELLFPEVVDPDNLNVSLLSFIDSSTPSASSEPQAAQTFSVEVEPTTYTQAAKDPRWVEAMQLEIKVLEDNDTWKVVPLPQGKRVIGCKWVYKIKYKATGELERFKVRLVAKGYNQQEGLDYQETFSPVVEMVTVRAVISIAVVKHWTISQMDVYNTFL, from the exons ATGAAAAGTCATCTCAAGGAGAACTGTTATAACATCATAGGTTATCCAGCTCACTTTAAGTCCAAAAAGAAAGGGACTTCTATAATTGGTCATTTGGCTAAAACAGAGCTGCAGTCAGTTCAACCGCCATCAATACCTCAACCTCCTATTTTTACATACAATCAGATTTTGCAAATGCTAAACAACATGTCATCTTTTTTAGACTCTAGTGCTTATATGGCAC GAAGTTCAGGACAAGTTCAAATGCCAACTGGAGAGTCTGCTAGGATTACTCATGTTGGGGAAT CTTCTAAAGTGAAAAAGGATTTGAATTGCTGTGCAACATTCTATCATGACTTCTTTGTGTTACAAGAGCTTTTCAGTGCGAGGTTGAAGGCGATTGGTAGAGAACAAGACGGCTTGTATATGTTGAAATTAGGGTCCAGGGATACTACTCATACTCACAATAAATCTATGGCA AATAAGTCTAGTTTTACTTTGGACAATTGTGATGTGTGTCCACTAGCTAGACAAACTAGGATTGTTTTTCCAACAAATGCTAGCAGGGCCACTAAACCATTTCAATTACTTTATTTGGATGTTTTGGGTCCTTGCAACAATGCCATTTATGATGGCATGAAGTACTTTCTTACTCTTGTAGATGATTTTTCTAGATGGACTTGGACATTTATGACAAGAATTAAATTAGATGTTTCTTGTTTGCTTAAATCCTTTATTGTCATGGTTTTGAATCAGTTTGAAAGGAAGATCAAG AAGGGCTACAAGATTTATGATCTTGAGAAACAGGTAGTCTTCATCAGTAGGGATGTAGTTTTCAATGAATTCATCTTCCCTTTCAAGACTATACAAGACAATGTTGAGCTGCTCTTTCCAGAGGTTGTTGATCCAGATAATCTTAATGTTTCTCTTCTGTCCTTTATTGACTCTTCAACTCCATCTGCCTCTTCTGAGCCTCAAGCTGCTCAGAC ATTCTCAGTTGAGGTTGAACCCACTACTTATACACAGGCAGCCAAGGATCCACGATGGGTTGAAGCAATGCAACTTGAAATCAAGGTACTAGAAGATAATGACACTTGGAAGGTAGTACCTTTGCCACAGGGAAAGAGGGTcattggttgcaaatgggtctatAAAATCAAATACAAGGCAACTGGGGAATTAGAAAGGTTCAAGGTTCGGTTAGTAGCTAAGGGTTATAACCAGCAAGAGGGTCTTGATTACCAAGAGACATTCTCTCCCGTGGTTGAAATGGTTACTGTGCGAGCTGTCATTTCCATTGCTGTTGTCAAGCATTGGACCATCAGCCAAATGGATGTCTATAATACTTTCTTGTAA